The DNA region ACGGACGAGAACGGACGTAGGCTGAGCCTACGCCCAGCGATGAGCCAAGCATAAGCTAATCCTACGCCCAGCGGCAAAGAGCATAAGCCAAACCTAATCCCACAATACGGATCCATTTCAACCACAAAACGTTAATTTTCAACTGATTTTTAATCTAATCCTTATATTTGAAGCCTTAATAATTTATTCACAGAAAAAATTACTGATATGAAGAGAATTTTACTATTGATTTTCATTGGAGCAAGTTTCAGCAATGTGTTTGCCCAAAATTCGTTTTCGGACGATTTTGAGGCTTATACAGCTGGTGCGTTCCTTGGTGTTAGTTCAACAAAATGGTCAACCTGGAGTGGCGTAAAAGGAGGTGCAGATGATACCAAAGTGAGCAACGAACAAGCACACAGCGGCACAAAATCCATTAAATTTTTAAGTACCACTGCAGGTGGAGGTCCAGCTGACGTGATTCTTCCATTTGGAGGCCGAAAAACCAATGGAATATTCACTTTGGAAATGTGGATGTATGTAGTGAATGGCACAGGTGGTTATTTTAATTTTCAGGGAAATGCTGCAGTCGGAGGAATCTGGTCTTTGGATGCATTTTTTGATCCTAATGGAGATGTTCGATTTACCCTTGGTACAGGAGGTGCAGGAACAATCGCGAAAGGTACTCATCCAAAGGATGCCTGGTTTAAAATAAAAGTGGTTGCCAACATGACCGATAACAATTGGGAAGCATTTATTGATGATGTATCCCTTGGATCATGGACAAATCCAAACAATGCCGTGGCTTCAATGGATATATATCCAACAAGTTCAAATAACCTTTCTACCTATTACGTCGACGATGTAAGTTATACCTACGAGCCTTTTGTAGCACTTAATCTGGATGCTACCTTATCTGGTGTTACCGTGAGACCTAAAAATTTAACCGGTGGAACAGCTCCTGCATCTATAAAAATTAAAAATGTTGGACGTACTAAAATAACTGCTGCTGAAGTGCAATGGTCAGTTAATGGCGGACCAATAACCACAGAAAATTATGCTTTGAACTTAGACAGTTTAAAAGAATCTGCTATCCTGCCCTTGACTGGAAGTATTAATTATGCTGCAGGAATTGGTAAAATAGATATTGCAATTACTAAAGTAAATGCAAGTGTAGATGATAAGCCATCTAATAACAGCCGCTCTGTACCATTAGAAGGAGTTACTCCGGCACCACACAAGAAAATTTTTGTTGAAGAAGCAACTGGTACCTGGTGTCAATGGTGTCCAAGAGGTGCAGTTTACATGGATTCATTAACAAAATTGTTTCCAAACCATTTTGTTGGAGTTGCAGTTCATAATAATGATCCAATGACTGTTAATGAATATGATGCAGGCTGGACCAGTGTTCCCGGATTCACAGGTTACCCTAGCGTATTAACAAATAGAAAGACATTGGGTGATCCAAATGGTTTAGAACCTGTATTTTATGATCAAATTGTTGAAATTACTCCCGTTAAAATTGAATTGGGGGCAAGTTTTAATGATGTAAGCAGAGAATTAAAAGTTGAAATAAAATCAGACTTTATAGAATCAGTATCCGGAGACCATATTATTAATTTAATTATTACGGAAAATGGAGTTAAAGGAACCAATTCATCTTACAATCAAGCTAATGTATATTCAGGGGGATCTTATGGAGTAATGGGAGGATTTGAGTTATTGCCTAATCCAGTACCTGCAGCTAAGATGACATACAATCATGTAGCAAGAGCTATTTTGGGTGGATGGGCAGGTATACCTGGAGATTTCCCACAAGATATTCCTTCGGGGTCTAGTTACATAAAAGCTTATAATTATATTGTTCCACCAAATTTCAATATATCGCAACTCAAATTAATTGGAATAATATTAAATCCTAATGGAGAAGTTTTAAATGTAAATGAATCCTCAATTGACGAAGCAATCAAATCTGGATTGTTTACTTCAACAGGAGATGTTAAATCAAGTCATGAAAATATTTCAATAGAGCCTAATCCAGCTAATGATTTCGCTATTTTGTATCCGTATAACCAAGTACATCTTGCACAATCAAATGCCACCAAATAGCTTTGTGAAAATTTAGTTTATGACAAAGCAAGAATTTGAACAACTGAAAATTGAATTGGAAACTAGCGGAATGTCGCTTAAAAGTTTTATGGCAACAAAGGGGCTCCCAATACATCAATTTCATTATTGGAGAAAGAAGTACTGTTTAAAGGAACCATCAAAATCAAAAAATGAATTTATTCAAATTGGATCTATCCAACCACCAAATTCAACAATCCGATTGGAATATCCTAATGGAGTGACGATCAACTTTCGGGCGAATCCCGGATCAGAAACATTATTGAAACTGATCAATTCCAAAAATTGATTCCGTTTACTAGCGGACACCGTTATTTTATATATACCGGTATTACAGATTTCCGCAAAAGCTATGACGGACTGTTTGGAATTATTAAAACAATCATGGAAAGTAATCCATTGAGCGGAGACGTATATCTATTTACTAATAAACGGCGTAATCAAATACGGATGATGGTTTACGATACCGGAGGATTAGTATTGTTGAGCAAGCGTTTAGATAGAGGTACCTTTGAAATTATGGAATCACAAACTAATCCTATAAAATTGAACATCAGTTGGACGCAATTAATGTGTATCATGCAGGGCATTAAACTGAGCAGTATTCGTTATAGAAAACGACATATAATTGGCGAAAAATATTTGAGAAATAATTATGTAAATTGAAAATAAATTACGATCTTGTTGTTGTGATACAAGATTCAAATAAAGAAATTACAAATGAATTTTTGCTTACGCAAATTGCAGAATACAAGAAGGAAAACGAATACTTACGCCACGAATTAGCGCAATTAAAACGATTAATATTTGGAGCAAAATCAGAGCGATTCATAAGTAATGAACCACCTCTCCCACCGAATACTTTATTTACACAAACGTACGATGACAATCAGCCCTTAGAAAATTTAACTGAGGAAATAACATACACACGAGATAAACCCATTCATAAACGTGGGGGAAGAAAAGAGCTTCCGGCTCATTTAAAGCGGGAAATAATAGTTCTGGAACCCGAAGGAAAAACGGATGATATGAAATGTATTGGCAAAAAGTCACTGAAGAATTGCAGTACATTCCAGGAGTTGTCTATGTAAATCGCTACGAAAGACCTAAATACAAAGACCCAAAGTCAGAAAAAATAATCATTGCTCCGATGCCCTCAAGGGTCGTTGATAAATGTATAGCAGGGCCTGATTTTATGGCGTATGCTATTATCGGTAAGTATATGGATCATAATCCATATTATAGATTTCTTCAACAACTCAAAAGAATGCATCAAGTGGATATCTCTCGTTCTACATTTGGGGGCTGGGGCAGTCAATATGTGAATGCATTGGAGCCCATTTTTAGTGCTCATCAAAAAGAAGTTCTATCCGCTAATTATTTACAAACTGATGAAAGCCCAATCAAAGTGCAATCAGATGAAGTAAAAGGGAAATGTCATTTAGGATATATGTGGGTCAGCAGAGATCCACAAAAAAATTTAGTCCTATTTACTTATCAAAAAGGAAGGTCCGCAGAATATTTTAATAATCATATTCAGGGATTTAGAGGTAAGTTACAAACAGACGGTTATAGCGTTTATGAATCCTGTGATAAAAATCCGGATTTTATTATGTTCAGTTGCTGGGCACATGCCAGAAGATATTTTGAACAAGCACTTGATAATGACAAACAGCGCGCAGATTACGTGTTAAGGCAAATTCAAATTCTTTATAAAATTGAGGAATCTGCCAAAGAACAAAAACTATCCAAAGAAGAGCGACAAAAATGGCGACAAGAAAATGCCACTCCGGTTTTAAATAACATTAAAGAATTTCTTGATAAAAATGTAGAATCTATACTTCCAGCCAGTGCAATTGGAAAAGCTTTTGGATATGCAATCAAACGATGGGATAAGCTACTGGCATATACAGTTCATGGTGAAGTAGAAATTGATAACAACCTTATAGAAAATTCTATCCGTCCTTTAGCTCTGGGTAGAAAGAATTATTTGTTTGCAGGTTCTGACGATTCAGCCCAAAGATCAGCTATGGTTTATTCCTTGTTTGCAACTTGCAAGCTTCATGACATTAACCCATATGATTGGTTAACCGATGTCTTCCACAGAATTAAGGATCATCCTATAAATCGTATCTCAGAACTACTTCCGCAGAATTGGTGCTGGTCAACCGCGAAGAAGAACATTGACATTGTTGCCTAAGTGTACTGCGTGGGACGGATACGCTATTTTAAAAATGAGGTTATTAGAAAACTCAGATATAAAAGTTGAATTAATTGAACTTTCAGGCAATTTAATTTCTAAGGAATTTTTTCCAAATCAAATTGGTGATTTTAAACATATTATAAATACGGAATTATTAAAATCGGGTATTTATATTGTTAAAATACAAAATAATACTAAAACCTATTCTGATAAATTGATTGTCATTAAATAATTTAGTTTAATATATTTAAATGAAGCCTTTCGTTACTGAAGGGCTTTTTTTATTTGGCATTATTAATGTTTTGCAAAATATATGTGATTAAGCAAATTTATAGCTACCATATTAATAAACCTTTATAAATTTTAATTGAGTTGAATATATTAAATACTATTAATGTGTAATTGAACATATTGTTGAGTTAATATAGCTTAGAATATTATTTAATCAATTAAAACTCTAAAGCTATGAAAATTACAACTCTGTTATTTGGATTTTTTATATTCATATCTTGTAATGATGAAGGAAATCCAGAATTTAATAAAAATCTAAAACTTGATTTCCGAGATCCACCTGGGTCAAATCAAAAGTGTATTCTAAAATTTAAAATTATATCCGACACTTACACTAATAGTCCGGATCATTACATTACTGAGTTTGTAACTTTAAATGATTGTAATCCATCTCCTCCTCCTAATTGCTATTTCTTTAGAACATTTTTATTTGATTCCGGTAGTAGTGGTTGTTCACATGGAAACAACTCCAGTTGTGAAATTGATAATCCTACATTAAACAGCTTTTATGATGCAAATTGTGAATTAAACCCATATTTTTCTTACATAAGAGTTATTTATCATCCAAACGAAATAACTACAGGATGCACTTTAAACTCAACACCAGGTACAATTGAATACGAGTTATCATCTTCTCCTAAATATACTACTGGAGATTGTCCTTATCCTATTTCTAGCGTTATAGGAGGTACCCTCTCAAATGGTTCAGCATCAATTGTGTATAAAGATTATGAATTATATGGAAATTGTGGATGTCAAATTAGAGAAAAGTAGTTAAATATTTTGAATGAAGTTATCTAATATTTCATTTGTATATTAGATAACTTCATTTTAAAAATTTCATCGGATTTGTAGGTGTTTTACCTTCCCAGGTTTCAAAATGGAGTTCATAAAATCCCTGTTCGTTTTTAGCTGCTTGACCGATATTGGTTCCACTTTCTATGCGTTCTCCATTCCGAAGTAACACAGAATTTAAATTGGAATACACAATATAATTATCATCAGATTTTGTAATTAGTAAATACAATTGATTGGGCATTTTTCGGATTTGAACTACTTCTGCCGGATTGGCTGCACTTACAAAAGGGTTTTGTGATTGAAGATCGATTCCATTATTGCGAATGACCAGGTTTTTATTACCGGATTCCATGTTTTTCCCAAACCTCGATATAATCGTAGGGGACTGCATGGGATAACGCATCCTTTTAACCTGTTTGTTTTTTGAAGTGGATGTTTTTGTTTTTACCAATTCATGAACGCTGGCCTCAATCCATTTAGTTAGTTCTTCTTTTTTTCTTTTGTAATTCGTGAGGGTTGCATTGAGATTTGCCTCTTTACTATCTAATTCTTTTATAAGCTGTCCTGAACTGGATAGATCTTGTTTTAAACGCAGTTCTTCGGATTGAATATTTTTCAACAAGGAATCCTGGGTATTTAATTCCAGTTTAAGCTTTTGAAAGTTTTTTGTATACAACTGATTCCAGGTTTTTAATGAGTCCAACGTTTGCATTCGTTGTTTTTCCAATTTTTCCAATAGATACCATTTTAAAACTTTGGCATCCAGATCCTCCGGATGTAATAAAGTCAACATGGGATTATAGGTGATACGGTGTATGATCTTATTCTTTACCAATACAGCATATTGTTCTTTAAAACGCTGCAGTTTTAGTACATTGGATTTATTTTGTTCCTGAAGATTTTTTAATTCATTCTGTGTAGTGGTCAATTCATTTGTAAGTGCATTTTGTAATTCAGTTCGGTAGGAAATCTGACTTTGATACAATTCAAGATTTTTTAAAAGTTGATTTTTTTCCGATTTATTTTGCTTGATCAATTGGTCAGTCTGGTCAATGGCTTGTTGAATCTCTTTAATTTGACTATCCTTAGGTTTATTTGCCGGATTGACTTGGCTAGTTAATTGGTACCATAAAATAATGCCAATAGGTATAAACAAACTGCTGCAAATCGCATGAAAAATGTACCGATACTTTGGATGCGAAGGGTAATTTATACGAATGGATTTTAGGGTGAATTTGTTCATCGTTTTTTATAGTGATCTGGAATGTTAAATTTTACCTGAATGATTGGATCCAACTTAATTTCATCCCAAATTAAATCCAAATTTAAAACAGATCGATCGATAGATTCAAATTCTATTTTAAATTTTGATGGAATGGACCTGTTTTCAAGTTTTAAATAGTCGCTTACGATAAAATTTAATGCATATTGTGAATTTTCCAGCTTAAAATCTTTACACAACACTTCTGGATTGGACAGCGTATATGCAACAGCATACGATTTAGAGCTTCCTTTTAGTTTTAAATTTAAAGCAGAATCAATCATTTGGTAGTCCATGGCTTCTTTTATAAAGCATCCACTGCTTAACAAATTTTGTAACCAGTCAAATTTGATTTCCAATTGATATTGGTTTTGTAAATCGGAATAGTTGAGATTTGAATATTCCTGATTTAAGCGATCTATTACAAGAATGTGATCGGGCATTAGCAAGATTCTAAAAGCCTCGACGCCTAGTTTTTTTAATGAAATTAAACAGAGGCTATCTTTTATTGCATAGAGAGTCAAGCGTGCATCCTGACGTTCATTTTCAAATTGATACCGAATGGAACCTTTACCCATGAAGTAGTGTAGATTTTGATTTGCAGTTATTTTATTAAGCAAACAATCTACATTACAGGAGTCCAGTTTTTTTACGTTCGAATTGTGATCGATTTCGGTTAGCTTTTTAGCTGGATGGCATGAAGCAATCAGAATACACAGGATTAAGAAATTTAAATACAAAAATTTCATTTTCCTTTGCTTTGAAGCATAAATGGATACTCCATGCGTTCTTCTGAAAATTCATTGGCTGTTACTAAAGAGAGATTTGCTTGCTGCGTATCTCCCAAAGCTTCATAAATGGATGCTGCCATTTGAAACATTTCTTTGTTTTTCGCAACTGGGAATTTTAATGCTTCTTCGAGGTAGTTGCGTGCTTTTGCAAAATCTTTCCGATTGAAATAAATTTGTGCAATTTTGTAAAATTTAATCGCTGGATGAATTTGACCTGATTTCACAAGCGTAGCAAGTGTGGCATCACTAATGGAACCATTGATAACTGATTGATCGAGTGAATATTCCAATAAAGCAAGTTCGTTGTAGTTTGAACGCAAGGCTTGCTGCCATGCAGAATCAGATGCTACCAACAATTGATTCATTTTATACAGTCGTGCAGCGAGAATAAGTGCATCTGTATTTCTGATTGGATTGTTTTTAGCTTTTATCAGCAGAGACTTTAATTCAGATTCAGAAAAATCAAGTTTATGTAACTGTAATGAAGCTAAGAGTTGACTGTAATTAGGAAAACTTTGTGCAGGATAATATTCCATACACATGTTGGAATAATAATAAAGTGCATTCCAATGTTTTAACGAAATAATACAATTCAATAAATTTTCCCAAACTGAATAGGGGACTGTTCCTAAGGAAATTGTTTTAGTGTAATACCGACATGCGTGCACGATATCGTCCATTTGAAAATACAAATCTGCCATTAAAGCATATGATTTTGGACTCTCCGGATATTGTTTGATTAATTCACTGGTTAATGGAATCAGCGATTGTATTCCTTGTGTATTCGAATTTTTTATGTAATCAGTCAGTGTTTTGATGATTGATTTAATTTTTTCATCCAAAGAAACTGTGGTGCTGTTTATTAAATTTGTTAAGTCTTGCTGGGCTTGTTGATTTTGTGAATCGACATCAGCAGATTTAGGTTTTAAACCATATTTAGTTAATATGTCTGTGTTGTTTTCTTCGAGAGCTATGGTTCTGATTTCTTCAATTATTTCTAAATGACCAGGATATTTTATCAAACATTCTTCCAACAAACTCAACGCTTTTTTTGATTTTTTCTGTAGAACCAATATTTTGGATTTTTTAATTCCAATGGGTGGAAGGAGTCCAAAATGCAATTCCGATGCATTTAATACGATCAAGGCTTTATCAAAATCTTCAGCTTTGAGATAATTTAATGCTGCATTGTCATAATAAGTATAATTATCAGGTTCCAGCTGACTTAATTTCTGATATACATCTGCAATGATTTGAAACTGCCCGTAATCTTCCGCCAGGTTCGCTTTCAGAATCAAGTACCATTTATTCTGCGGTTCAGCGGCGATGCTTTCGTCAATGGCACTCATCGCCTCGTCATGTTTGCCTTGTTCCCGATAAATACGAGCCAAATAATAATTGCTGACTCCTTTGGTTTCAGGAGCATATTTAAGCTTAATGAACAAATCGATGGCTTTTTGCCGATTCCCAATTTGTTCTTCTTTTAAGGCATCAATTAAAATACCTTGGTTCAGCAGGTTTTTTTCAACTTCCTGACTAAATGCGTTGAAAGAAACTAAAATGGTGATTAAAATTGACTGATATATTCTGTACATGGTTTAGACAAACGTGCTAAAATTATTCTACTTCAGTTACCTTGAGCATGTTGGTCCGCAATTTTTTATGAATGGGCATGCTACCGGTATTAACAACGAGATCTCCTGCTTTCAGTTTATGATCTTTCTTTAAAATTTCAATAAGATCTTCTATAGTTTCATCAGTCGAACTCATTTTATCATAATAATAACATCGAACGCCCCATACCAGATTTAAAGTTCCCAGCATGTGCGTTGCACTGGTAAAAATATAAATCGGGCAATGGGTTCTGTAGGAAGACGTTTTAAAGGCAGTGTAACCGGAAATTGTGAGACCAATGATTGCCTGGGCTTTGATATCTTCTGCCGTTTTAGCAGCATTAAAACAGACAACATCCGACAAAAAAGTAGAGGATTTATCGGAAGGACGGGGTCTTTTAGTTAAAATGGCATAATGCCTTTCTGCTTCAAAGATAATCTTATTCATTGCAGTGACCACTTTTACGGGATGTTTACCCACTGAGGTCTCAGCCGATAACATGACCGCATCTGTACCATCCAATACTGCATTGGCCACATCGGTTACTTCCGCGCGTGTTGGACTCGGATTATTAATCATACTATCCATAAGCTGTGTTGCCACGATCACCGGCCGGGCACGTTGAATGCATTTGGTGATGATTAGTTTTTGAATTGTTGGCAATTTTTCAATTGGAAATTCAACCCCTAAATCCCCACGGGCGATCATGATACCGTTACTGATTTTAATAATGGCATCCAAATTTTTAATTGCTTCCGGTTTTTCAATTTTGGCAATCACCTTTGCCGGATGTTTGGCTTTTTCTACTAATTGAATGAGCTCTTCAATGTCTTGTGCTTTTCGTACAAAGGAAAGGGCAATCCAGTTGACTTTATGTTTGAGTATAAAATCAAGGTCTTTGAGGTCTTTTTCAGTTAATGAAGGCAAGGATATTTCAGTATCCGGAAGGTTAACGCCTTTGTTTGAGGATAAAATGCCTCCAAACAAACATTTCAATTGGACTTTATCAATTCCATTGGTGGTAAGAACCTCAAAAACAAGTTTTCCATCATCAATTAAGATGGTTTCTCCAACTTTGACATCTCGGGCAAAGTTTACATAACTCATGTAAATCTGTTCTTTTGTTCCAATGCATGGCTTATTGACAAAGTTTAATATCTCACCCGGTTGAATTTCCAAGGCATTGTTTTCGATGGTTCCAATTCTTAATTTCGGACCCTGTAAATCGCATAAGATGCCCACATGGGTATCAAATTTTTCATTGATAGCGTGAATATGCCGAATTACCTGTTCATGGTCTTCATAGCTACCATGTGAAAAATTAAGCCTGAATACGGCTACGCCTTCTAAAGTCAAAGCCGCCAGTTGTTCATAAGATGCTGAGGCTGGTCCGACGGTTGCTACAATTTTAGTATTATGGTGAATCATATAATAATTATCAGATTTGGGGAATTATTTAGCAAAACTTTGGTTTACAATGTAAAACAGGGCTAAGGTCTTTAAAAAAAGCGAAAATTATTTTGGTAATCCTTTAATGAATCCCTTAATTTGCGCCTTGATTATAAAAAAATCTAAATTATCATGTCAACAATTGCTGAAAGAGTTAAAAAAATTATCGTAGACAAATTAGCTGTAGATGAGGCTGAAGTTACCATCGAAGCGAGTTTTGTTAATGATTTAGGTGCAGACTCCCTTGATACTGTGGAACTTATCATGGAATTCGAGAAAGAGTTTGATACATCTATCCCAGACGATCAGGCAGAAAAAATTCAAACTGTAGGGCAAGCTATTGCCTACCTTGAGGCTAACTGTAAATAATCAATTTAATAATTTGTTATTTTAGCATGCCATTTGAATGATTCAAGGGCATACGAACAATAATTAGCGAATGAGACGGGTCGTAGTTACCGGAATCGGCGCATTAACGCCTATTGGCATTGGTCAGGATGCTTTTCTTGCAGGTTTACAGGCAGGAATGAGTGGTGCATGTCCAATCAGCTATTTTGATGCAAGCCTGTTTCGGACACGGTTTGCCTGTCAACTTAAGGATTTTAATGTTGAAAATTTCTTAGACAAAAAGGAAGCCCGAAAGATTGACCCATTTTCTCAATATGCCTTAATTGTAGCTGAAGAAGCGATGAAAGATTCAGGGATCCAATTGGATCAAGTGGATTTATCCCGATTTGGGGTGATCTGGGGATCTGGAATCGGTGGATTTAATACGCTTGAACATGACATTTCTGAAGCGGCTTTAGCTAGCGGACCCCCACGATACAGTCCTTTTTTGATACCTAAACTTATTTCAGACATTGCACCAGGTCATATTTCCATAAAATATGGCTTGATGGGTATTAATTACGGTACAGTGTCGGCTTGTGCTTCCTCAGCGCATGCCATTTCAAATGCATTTGATTATATTCGTTTAAATAAAGCGGATATGATGGTAACAGGAGGTTCAGAAGCAGCAATTACCCGCGCCGGAGTAGGAGGATTTTCCTCCATGAAGGCCTTGTCTGAGCG from Saprospiraceae bacterium includes:
- a CDS encoding DUF4292 domain-containing protein codes for the protein MKFLYLNFLILCILIASCHPAKKLTEIDHNSNVKKLDSCNVDCLLNKITANQNLHYFMGKGSIRYQFENERQDARLTLYAIKDSLCLISLKKLGVEAFRILLMPDHILVIDRLNQEYSNLNYSDLQNQYQLEIKFDWLQNLLSSGCFIKEAMDYQMIDSALNLKLKGSSKSYAVAYTLSNPEVLCKDFKLENSQYALNFIVSDYLKLENRSIPSKFKIEFESIDRSVLNLDLIWDEIKLDPIIQVKFNIPDHYKKR
- a CDS encoding peptidoglycan DD-metalloendopeptidase family protein, which translates into the protein MNKFTLKSIRINYPSHPKYRYIFHAICSSLFIPIGIILWYQLTSQVNPANKPKDSQIKEIQQAIDQTDQLIKQNKSEKNQLLKNLELYQSQISYRTELQNALTNELTTTQNELKNLQEQNKSNVLKLQRFKEQYAVLVKNKIIHRITYNPMLTLLHPEDLDAKVLKWYLLEKLEKQRMQTLDSLKTWNQLYTKNFQKLKLELNTQDSLLKNIQSEELRLKQDLSSSGQLIKELDSKEANLNATLTNYKRKKEELTKWIEASVHELVKTKTSTSKNKQVKRMRYPMQSPTIISRFGKNMESGNKNLVIRNNGIDLQSQNPFVSAANPAEVVQIRKMPNQLYLLITKSDDNYIVYSNLNSVLLRNGERIESGTNIGQAAKNEQGFYELHFETWEGKTPTNPMKFLK
- a CDS encoding transposase, whose amino-acid sequence is MKINYDLVVVIQDSNKEITNEFLLTQIAEYKKENEYLRHELAQLKRLIFGAKSERFISNEPPLPPNTLFTQTYDDNQPLENLTEEITYTRDKPIHKRGGRKELPAHLKREIIVLEPEGKTDDMKCIGKKSLKNCSTFQELSM
- a CDS encoding IS66 family transposase, with product MYWQKVTEELQYIPGVVYVNRYERPKYKDPKSEKIIIAPMPSRVVDKCIAGPDFMAYAIIGKYMDHNPYYRFLQQLKRMHQVDISRSTFGGWGSQYVNALEPIFSAHQKEVLSANYLQTDESPIKVQSDEVKGKCHLGYMWVSRDPQKNLVLFTYQKGRSAEYFNNHIQGFRGKLQTDGYSVYESCDKNPDFIMFSCWAHARRYFEQALDNDKQRADYVLRQIQILYKIEESAKEQKLSKEERQKWRQENATPVLNNIKEFLDKNVESILPASAIGKAFGYAIKRWDKLLAYTVHGEVEIDNNLIENSIRPLALGRKNYLFAGSDDSAQRSAMVYSLFATCKLHDINPYDWLTDVFHRIKDHPINRISELLPQNWCWSTAKKNIDIVA
- a CDS encoding acyl carrier protein codes for the protein MSTIAERVKKIIVDKLAVDEAEVTIEASFVNDLGADSLDTVELIMEFEKEFDTSIPDDQAEKIQTVGQAIAYLEANCK
- a CDS encoding T9SS type A sorting domain-containing protein gives rise to the protein MRLLENSDIKVELIELSGNLISKEFFPNQIGDFKHIINTELLKSGIYIVKIQNNTKTYSDKLIVIK
- the tnpB gene encoding IS66 family insertion sequence element accessory protein TnpB; translation: MIPFTSGHRYFIYTGITDFRKSYDGLFGIIKTIMESNPLSGDVYLFTNKRRNQIRMMVYDTGGLVLLSKRLDRGTFEIMESQTNPIKLNISWTQLMCIMQGIKLSSIRYRKRHIIGEKYLRNNYVN
- the pyk gene encoding pyruvate kinase: MIHHNTKIVATVGPASASYEQLAALTLEGVAVFRLNFSHGSYEDHEQVIRHIHAINEKFDTHVGILCDLQGPKLRIGTIENNALEIQPGEILNFVNKPCIGTKEQIYMSYVNFARDVKVGETILIDDGKLVFEVLTTNGIDKVQLKCLFGGILSSNKGVNLPDTEISLPSLTEKDLKDLDFILKHKVNWIALSFVRKAQDIEELIQLVEKAKHPAKVIAKIEKPEAIKNLDAIIKISNGIMIARGDLGVEFPIEKLPTIQKLIITKCIQRARPVIVATQLMDSMINNPSPTRAEVTDVANAVLDGTDAVMLSAETSVGKHPVKVVTAMNKIIFEAERHYAILTKRPRPSDKSSTFLSDVVCFNAAKTAEDIKAQAIIGLTISGYTAFKTSSYRTHCPIYIFTSATHMLGTLNLVWGVRCYYYDKMSSTDETIEDLIEILKKDHKLKAGDLVVNTGSMPIHKKLRTNMLKVTEVE
- the fabF gene encoding beta-ketoacyl-ACP synthase II, encoding MRRVVVTGIGALTPIGIGQDAFLAGLQAGMSGACPISYFDASLFRTRFACQLKDFNVENFLDKKEARKIDPFSQYALIVAEEAMKDSGIQLDQVDLSRFGVIWGSGIGGFNTLEHDISEAALASGPPRYSPFLIPKLISDIAPGHISIKYGLMGINYGTVSACASSAHAISNAFDYIRLNKADMMVTGGSEAAITRAGVGGFSSMKALSERNDDFMTASRPYDKDRDGFVLGEGAGSLILEEYESAKKRGAKIYAEMVGSGATADAFHITAPHPDGLGASTAMRLALKESGLTPSQIDYINTHGTSTPLGDIAEAKAILNVFGDDAYKVNISSTKSMTGHLLGAAGVIEVITGIMAILHDFIPPTINHFTEDPDLDPKLNFTFNEAQSRKVNAFLSNTFGFGGHNSSVIFKRC